The proteins below come from a single Oryzomicrobium terrae genomic window:
- a CDS encoding ABC transporter ATP-binding protein, which produces MTLDTTAATVPPTPTSTGTPILALRGIRKSYGLGTPVETEVLHGIDLTLGEHEFVALTGPSGSGKSTLLNLIGLLETPTQGTLAIAGEETTALDDTGLTRLRGRAIGFVFQFHHLLPAFSALENVMMPAIIHQGIATDEATARAEELLAAVGLAGAGHKKPGELSGGMQQRVAIARALSTHPRLLLADEPTGNLDTKTADDIFSLMRRFNREQGSACLIVTHDPRLAARCDRVIELVDGRLTTV; this is translated from the coding sequence ATGACCCTCGACACGACCGCTGCCACCGTCCCCCCTACGCCCACCAGCACGGGCACACCGATCCTGGCGCTGCGCGGCATCCGCAAGTCCTACGGCCTCGGCACGCCGGTGGAAACCGAGGTGCTGCACGGCATCGACCTGACCTTGGGCGAGCACGAGTTCGTCGCCCTGACCGGCCCTTCCGGCTCGGGCAAATCGACCCTGCTCAACCTGATCGGCCTGCTCGAGACCCCCACCCAGGGCACCTTGGCCATCGCCGGGGAGGAAACCACCGCCCTCGACGACACCGGCCTGACCCGGCTGCGCGGGCGGGCCATCGGCTTCGTCTTCCAGTTCCACCACCTGCTGCCGGCCTTTTCCGCCCTGGAGAACGTGATGATGCCGGCCATCATCCACCAGGGCATCGCCACCGACGAGGCCACCGCCCGGGCCGAGGAACTTCTCGCCGCCGTGGGCCTGGCCGGGGCCGGACACAAGAAGCCCGGGGAACTGTCCGGCGGCATGCAACAGCGGGTGGCCATCGCCCGGGCCCTGTCCACCCACCCGCGCCTGCTGCTCGCCGACGAGCCCACCGGCAACCTGGATACCAAGACCGCCGACGACATCTTCAGCCTGATGCGCCGCTTCAACCGGGAGCAAGGCAGCGCCTGCCTGATCGTCACCCACGACCCGCGCCTGGCCGCCCGCTGCGACCGGGTGATCGAACTGGTGGACGGCCGCCTCACCACCGTCTGA
- a CDS encoding methyltransferase family protein, which translates to MPDLVFRLALLALAWLGYFALHSLLASLPIKHAVARRWPAAMPAYRLGFNLLAVLFLLAPLGLLYGSDWPSLWRWQGYAAWLANGLALAALAGFIWSLRYYDGEEFIGLRQWRGHVRQAEDQEHFQLSPLHRWVRHPWYALALVLIWTRPMDAGMLLTALLATLYFVVGSRLEERKLLIYHGDIYRRYRQRVPGLVPLPWKHLSRDEVAALLATPPRT; encoded by the coding sequence ATGCCCGACCTTGTTTTCCGTCTCGCCCTGCTCGCCCTGGCCTGGCTCGGCTACTTCGCGCTGCACTCCCTGCTTGCCTCGCTGCCCATCAAGCACGCGGTCGCCCGGCGCTGGCCGGCGGCCATGCCGGCCTACCGTCTCGGCTTCAACCTGCTCGCCGTCCTGTTCCTGCTTGCGCCCCTCGGCCTGCTCTATGGCAGCGACTGGCCCAGCCTGTGGCGCTGGCAGGGCTACGCTGCCTGGCTGGCCAACGGCCTGGCGCTGGCCGCCCTGGCCGGCTTCATCTGGTCGCTGCGCTACTACGATGGCGAGGAATTCATCGGCCTGCGCCAATGGCGTGGCCATGTCCGCCAGGCGGAGGACCAGGAGCACTTCCAGCTTTCACCGCTGCACCGCTGGGTGCGCCACCCCTGGTACGCCCTGGCCCTGGTGCTGATCTGGACCCGCCCGATGGATGCCGGGATGCTGCTCACCGCACTGCTCGCCACCCTCTACTTCGTCGTTGGCTCCCGGCTGGAGGAGCGGAAGCTGCTCATTTATCACGGCGACATTTACCGCCGCTACCGGCAACGGGTACCCGGCCTGGTGCCCCTGCCCTGGAAGCACCTGAGCCGCGATGAAGTAGCCGCCTTGCTGGCCACGCCACCCCGCACCTGA
- a CDS encoding DUF805 domain-containing protein, with amino-acid sequence MTFTDAIKTCFAKYLDFEGRASRSEYWWWLLFLLLASIVANLINENLGSLVSLALLLPSLAVATRRLHDIDRSGWWQLIGLIPVIGTVVMIYWCVQEGKEPNRFGAA; translated from the coding sequence ATGACCTTTACCGACGCGATCAAAACCTGTTTTGCCAAGTACCTGGACTTTGAGGGCCGTGCCAGCCGTTCCGAATACTGGTGGTGGCTCCTCTTCCTCCTCCTGGCCAGCATCGTCGCCAACCTCATCAACGAGAACCTGGGCAGCCTGGTCTCCCTGGCCCTCCTGCTTCCCAGCCTCGCCGTGGCCACGCGCCGCCTGCACGACATCGACCGCAGCGGATGGTGGCAACTGATCGGGCTGATCCCCGTGATCGGCACCGTGGTGATGATTTACTGGTGTGTTCAGGAGGGTAAGGAGCCCAACCGCTTCGGCGCGGCCTGA
- a CDS encoding efflux RND transporter periplasmic adaptor subunit — protein sequence MPALKLTRQRLLIAVVVVAVIALVLWPRTKTVEVVTVARGPIVQSVVATGRVTTPTRIEIGAQVTGTVETVTVREGDLVKPGQLLVTLRDDEARAAQVQAKAALVEARAKITQLDRVAGPMADQAVRQAEANLRVAEAEYVRSEALVAQGFYSGSKADDAARNRDTARAALLSARAQAEGNAKGGAERALAEARLIQAEAALKAAQARLDNQRLTAPDTLTQAARVLTRTVEPGTTAQPGKVLLTLADQGETRIYADVDEKNLRYLAPGAKAVGVADAYPGERFDAEVIYVAPSIDPKKGTVEVRLVVPKPPAFLRPDMTVSVEMVTGRKDDALVVASDAVRGADTQQPWVLAIQDGRAVKVPVVLGLKGVGSSEIVSGVAAGDALVVAQAPAGPGERVRGKPRNEETKRNFDVPGLSR from the coding sequence ATGCCCGCCCTAAAACTCACCCGCCAGCGCCTGCTGATCGCCGTTGTGGTCGTGGCCGTCATCGCCCTTGTCCTGTGGCCCCGCACCAAGACGGTGGAGGTGGTGACGGTGGCCCGGGGGCCCATCGTGCAGTCGGTAGTGGCCACCGGCCGGGTCACTACGCCGACCCGCATCGAGATCGGTGCCCAGGTCACCGGTACCGTGGAAACCGTCACCGTGCGCGAGGGGGATCTGGTCAAGCCTGGCCAGTTGCTCGTCACCCTGCGCGACGACGAAGCCCGGGCCGCCCAGGTCCAGGCAAAGGCGGCCCTGGTCGAGGCCCGGGCCAAGATCACCCAGCTCGACCGGGTGGCGGGCCCCATGGCCGATCAGGCGGTACGCCAGGCCGAGGCCAACCTGCGGGTGGCGGAGGCCGAGTACGTCCGCAGCGAGGCCCTGGTGGCCCAGGGCTTCTACAGCGGCTCCAAGGCCGACGACGCGGCGCGCAACCGGGACACGGCCCGGGCAGCCCTGCTCTCGGCCCGGGCCCAGGCAGAGGGCAACGCCAAAGGCGGCGCCGAGCGCGCCCTGGCCGAGGCCCGCCTGATCCAGGCCGAAGCGGCACTCAAAGCCGCCCAGGCGCGCCTCGACAACCAGCGCCTGACGGCCCCGGACACCCTTACCCAGGCCGCCCGGGTCCTCACCCGCACAGTCGAACCCGGCACCACCGCCCAGCCGGGCAAGGTGCTGCTGACCCTGGCCGATCAGGGCGAAACCCGCATCTACGCCGACGTGGACGAGAAGAACCTGCGCTACCTGGCGCCCGGCGCCAAGGCCGTCGGGGTGGCCGACGCCTACCCGGGGGAGCGCTTCGACGCCGAGGTGATCTATGTCGCCCCGTCCATCGATCCGAAGAAGGGCACCGTGGAAGTGCGCCTGGTGGTGCCCAAGCCCCCGGCCTTTCTCCGTCCGGACATGACCGTCTCGGTGGAAATGGTCACCGGACGCAAGGACGATGCCCTGGTGGTGGCTTCCGACGCCGTGCGCGGCGCCGATACGCAGCAGCCCTGGGTCCTGGCGATCCAGGACGGCCGGGCGGTGAAAGTGCCGGTGGTCCTCGGCCTGAAGGGGGTGGGCAGCAGCGAGATCGTCAGCGGTGTGGCCGCCGGCGATGCGCTGGTCGTCGCCCAGGCCCCCGCCGGTCCCGGCGAACGGGTCCGCGGCAAGCCCCGGAACGAGGAAACCAAGCGCAACTTCGACGTGCCCGGCCTGTCCCGCTGA
- a CDS encoding TolC family protein, translating to MCWIVSPRVCRGIALAKIAVIALGGGVSHAQAQTVSTAPPAAPGLAAAVDAAWQRQPAARALTARLDEFAARRGAAGSLLPEAPALSASNRNDRLNRNTGVSEWDVAVALPLWLPGYQSRTLALVESEQGAFEALVGQARWRLAGEVREAYWQARLAENERIVANRRADDAARLSEDVRRRVAAGELARMDLNQAQGAEQAALAVQAESEARAHRARRAFTALTGLATLPDEAAARESLAALPAMAPASLASTGQSVSPPGALSTPIRPLAAGASDASTARPRPASIPVDDGPAFDTPLSAAETAHPLLAPLARAIEAARARLAVARGNVRDYPELAVGMRRDRGSFDGPWESSATVAVRIPLATDARNRPRIAAASAELTEAEATLPVERARLAAEQDASAREVEQSAIALARAEQRLVLAAETQREYARAFQLGNIDLPQRLRIEFDRFDAELAAARARIEAARAIARRNQSLGLLP from the coding sequence ATGTGCTGGATTGTTTCACCCCGGGTCTGCCGGGGAATTGCCCTCGCCAAGATCGCCGTGATCGCCCTGGGCGGCGGCGTTTCCCATGCCCAGGCCCAAACCGTTTCAACCGCTCCGCCTGCGGCGCCGGGCCTGGCGGCGGCCGTCGACGCCGCCTGGCAACGACAACCCGCGGCCCGGGCGCTCACCGCCCGGCTCGACGAGTTCGCCGCCCGCCGGGGCGCGGCCGGCAGCCTGCTGCCCGAGGCGCCCGCCCTGTCGGCGAGTAACCGCAACGACCGCCTCAACCGCAACACCGGGGTTTCCGAATGGGACGTGGCCGTGGCCCTGCCCCTGTGGCTGCCCGGCTACCAGTCCCGCACCCTGGCCCTGGTCGAATCGGAACAGGGCGCCTTCGAGGCCCTGGTCGGCCAGGCCCGCTGGCGGCTCGCCGGCGAGGTGCGCGAAGCCTACTGGCAGGCCCGCCTGGCCGAAAACGAGCGGATCGTCGCCAACCGCCGCGCCGACGATGCGGCCCGCCTCAGCGAGGACGTGCGCCGCCGCGTCGCCGCCGGTGAACTGGCGCGCATGGACCTCAACCAGGCCCAGGGCGCCGAGCAGGCCGCCCTGGCGGTCCAGGCCGAGAGCGAGGCCCGGGCCCATCGGGCGCGCCGCGCCTTCACCGCCCTGACCGGTCTGGCGACCCTGCCCGACGAGGCGGCGGCCCGGGAATCCCTGGCCGCCCTCCCGGCAATGGCGCCGGCCAGCCTCGCCAGTACCGGCCAATCCGTCAGCCCACCGGGCGCGCTGTCCACCCCGATCCGGCCCCTGGCGGCCGGTGCATCCGACGCATCCACTGCGCGCCCTCGCCCGGCGAGCATCCCGGTGGATGACGGCCCGGCCTTCGACACCCCGCTCAGCGCCGCTGAAACCGCCCACCCCCTGCTCGCTCCGCTGGCCCGAGCCATCGAGGCGGCCCGCGCGCGCCTGGCCGTGGCCCGGGGCAACGTGCGCGACTACCCGGAGCTGGCGGTGGGCATGCGCCGCGACCGCGGCAGCTTCGACGGGCCCTGGGAAAGCTCGGCCACCGTGGCAGTACGCATCCCCCTCGCCACCGACGCCCGCAACCGGCCGCGCATCGCCGCCGCCAGCGCCGAATTGACCGAGGCCGAAGCCACCCTGCCGGTGGAGCGGGCCCGGCTCGCCGCCGAGCAGGACGCCAGCGCCCGGGAGGTGGAGCAATCCGCCATCGCCCTGGCCCGGGCCGAGCAGCGCCTGGTCCTGGCCGCCGAAACCCAACGCGAATACGCCCGGGCCTTTCAGCTCGGCAACATCGACCTGCCGCAACGGCTGCGCATCGAATTCGACCGTTTCGACGCCGAGCTGGCCGCTGCTCGGGCCCGCATCGAGGCCGCCCGGGCCATCGCCCGGCGCAACCAATCCTTGGGACTCCTGCCATGA
- a CDS encoding DUF2789 domain-containing protein, whose product MENAIHKLCDLFRQLGLPDDPAAIEAFIATHRPLPHGVALADAPFWSPSQAQFLREELSEDADWAELVDALALLLSR is encoded by the coding sequence ATGGAAAACGCCATCCACAAGCTCTGCGACCTGTTCCGCCAACTGGGCCTGCCCGACGACCCCGCCGCCATCGAGGCCTTCATCGCCACCCACCGGCCCTTGCCCCATGGCGTCGCCCTGGCCGATGCACCGTTCTGGAGCCCCAGCCAGGCCCAGTTCCTGCGCGAGGAATTAAGCGAGGACGCCGACTGGGCCGAACTGGTGGATGCGCTGGCGCTGCTGTTGAGCCGCTGA
- a CDS encoding ABC transporter permease yields MFRFLRLPRSSAPHLPFEWLVALRFLREGRMQTFLILAGVTGGVAVVIFLTQLINQLQATIIDKVLGSQAHIVIKPLDDLTRRALPPEAPIAATVQPRAQRLRPLDQWESLARLAEATPDVVAVSPVATGPAFALRGGATKSVALIGMVPEQYRRVVKMDNYMTQGRFDVSGTNTLIGIDLAKDLGVGLGDKLRVLAADGRDEILTVTGLFDMGNRDVNRRWVFVTLKLAQTLLDLPGSVSNIDLTVTDIFIADRVAARLGNQTNLTVESWMQTNSGLLTALTNQSVSNNLIRTFVILIVALGISSVLVVSVVQKQKEIGILRAMGTSRNRILAVFLLQGGIVGAIGSVAGTALAFGLLHLFSHIYKAPDGSQLFSAELDPMLALGACGLATVIGVAAAALPARRASRLDPVQAIRV; encoded by the coding sequence ATGTTCCGTTTTCTCCGTCTGCCCCGCTCCAGCGCCCCCCACCTACCCTTCGAGTGGCTGGTGGCGCTGCGCTTTTTGCGCGAGGGGCGGATGCAGACCTTCCTGATCCTGGCCGGGGTCACGGGCGGGGTGGCAGTGGTGATCTTTCTCACCCAGCTGATCAACCAGCTCCAGGCCACCATCATCGACAAGGTGCTCGGCTCCCAGGCCCACATCGTCATCAAGCCCCTGGACGACCTCACCCGCCGCGCCCTGCCGCCGGAGGCGCCGATCGCCGCCACGGTGCAACCCCGTGCCCAACGGCTGCGCCCCCTGGACCAATGGGAATCCCTGGCCCGACTGGCCGAGGCCACCCCGGACGTGGTGGCCGTCTCGCCGGTGGCCACCGGCCCGGCTTTCGCTTTGCGCGGCGGCGCCACCAAGTCGGTGGCCCTGATCGGCATGGTGCCGGAGCAGTACCGCCGGGTGGTGAAGATGGACAACTACATGACCCAGGGGCGTTTCGACGTTTCCGGCACCAACACCCTGATCGGCATCGACCTGGCCAAGGACCTGGGGGTGGGCCTGGGCGACAAGCTGCGGGTGCTGGCCGCCGACGGCCGGGATGAGATCCTTACCGTCACCGGCCTGTTCGACATGGGCAACCGGGACGTGAACCGGCGCTGGGTGTTCGTCACCCTCAAGCTCGCCCAGACCCTACTCGACCTGCCCGGCTCGGTGTCCAACATCGACCTCACCGTCACCGACATCTTCATCGCCGACCGGGTGGCGGCCCGCCTCGGCAACCAGACCAACTTGACCGTGGAATCCTGGATGCAGACCAATTCCGGTCTGCTCACGGCGCTGACCAACCAGAGCGTCTCCAACAACCTGATTCGCACCTTCGTCATCCTCATCGTCGCCCTGGGCATCTCCAGTGTGTTGGTGGTGTCGGTGGTGCAAAAGCAGAAGGAGATCGGCATCTTGCGCGCCATGGGCACCAGCCGTAACCGCATCCTGGCGGTATTCCTGCTTCAGGGCGGCATCGTCGGCGCCATAGGCTCGGTGGCCGGAACAGCCCTGGCTTTCGGCCTGCTGCACCTGTTTTCCCACATCTACAAGGCGCCGGACGGCTCCCAGCTGTTCTCGGCCGAACTCGACCCGATGCTGGCCTTGGGCGCCTGCGGGCTGGCCACGGTGATCGGCGTGGCCGCCGCCGCCCTGCCGGCCCGGCGCGCCTCCCGCCTCGATCCGGTCCAGGCGATCCGCGTATGA
- a CDS encoding O-acetyl-ADP-ribose deacetylase — protein MGHPSPIRNSATSAPLRLWFFDTATMPASSPLATFLDGRVSIHVGDLTRHAVDALVNAANASLLGGGGVDGAIHRAGGPAILDACRAIRASRWPEGLPTGEAVLTTAGDLPARYVIHTVGPVYGQHGGREAELLANCYRNSLQLAADNALTSLAFPAISTGVYGYPPSEAAQVVSTTLTAVLATLPGMAEVRLVFFSPADGAIFLRHHRF, from the coding sequence ATGGGTCACCCGTCCCCGATCCGCAATTCAGCAACCTCTGCGCCCCTGCGCCTCTGGTTCTTCGACACTGCGACCATGCCCGCCTCATCGCCCCTCGCCACCTTCCTCGACGGCCGCGTCAGCATCCACGTCGGCGACCTGACCCGCCACGCGGTGGACGCCCTGGTCAATGCGGCCAATGCCAGCCTGCTCGGCGGCGGCGGTGTGGACGGTGCGATCCACCGCGCCGGTGGCCCGGCCATCCTCGACGCCTGCCGGGCGATCCGTGCCAGCCGCTGGCCCGAGGGGCTGCCCACCGGCGAAGCGGTGCTCACCACCGCCGGCGACCTGCCGGCCCGCTACGTCATCCACACCGTTGGCCCGGTCTACGGCCAACACGGCGGCCGCGAGGCCGAACTGCTTGCCAACTGCTACCGCAATTCCCTGCAGCTGGCGGCGGATAACGCCCTCACCAGCCTGGCCTTTCCCGCCATTTCCACCGGGGTGTACGGCTACCCGCCAAGCGAGGCGGCCCAGGTGGTATCCACCACCCTGACCGCAGTCCTGGCAACCCTGCCCGGCATGGCGGAAGTTCGCCTGGTGTTTTTCTCCCCGGCCGATGGCGCTATCTTTCTCCGTCATCACCGCTTCTGA